A stretch of the Panicum virgatum strain AP13 chromosome 9N, P.virgatum_v5, whole genome shotgun sequence genome encodes the following:
- the LOC120689609 gene encoding F-box/LRR-repeat protein 17-like isoform X2 codes for MASQPRPPPPPRPKTRGNYNCGRCGQPKKGHVCVAPIPVAASPSGAAPSPSPSTSSGAASASGDQRLRRALSFDEAGTPSSPEKKPKVEADAEMDVAGGEEEEDVVMEVGGRPVPREVMAEVLRRLGPRGVMAAAGVSRGWRDCAGRVWRAADELRLRVLAASGAGLLGALLPRCPALSRLQLRMESDVDATTLACLAFSCPSLNTLEITMAANAVNRMTGEDLGRFVSAKSSLSVLKIGGCSNLDFINLCSSSLSVLWLSDLCSLSKSVMNCPNMSELSLCFAQQSNDYTDMVTLMDGIGRTCPNLNKMHISSNQLSNEAVFALESANLRGLSMLSLILGSKITDAAVASIVRFCTSLELLDLSGSSISDNGVGMICKAFPHTLSRLLLALCPNVTTRGIQLATAQLPHLQLMDCGMSLCANLNNDKEGPCLGEINGGIRIIRKLCTLKKQPVLQKLIIKHCNLKKLSLWGCSAIDALYVNCPQLNDLNLNSCTNLHPVPKFEECPCSWMPRHVDWSNQKSADSSLPCKRLADGSKRVQLPQFLQHQPSEDGKLFESSQTQCTMHLDIARAS; via the exons atggcgtcgcagcccaggccgccgccgccgccgcgccccaagACGCGGGGCAACTACAACTGCGGCCGCTGCGGCCAGCCCAAGAAGGGCCACGTCTGCGTCGCCCCCATCCCCGTCGCGGCCTCCCCGTCCGGGGCCGCCCCGTCCCCGTCGCCCTCCACCTCGTCGGGGGCCGCCAGCGCCAGCGGGGATCAGAGGCTCCGCCGCGCCCTCTCGTTCGACGAGGCGGGGACCCCGTCCTCGCCcgagaagaagcccaaggtgGAGGCGGACGCGGAGATggacgtggccggcggcgaggaggaggaggacgtggtGATGGAGGTGGGCGGCCGCCCGGTGCCCAGGGAGGTCATGGCGGAGGTGCTGCGCCGGCTCGGGCCCCGCGGGGTCATGGCCGCCGCGGGGGTCAGCCGCGGCTGGCGGGACTGCGCGGGCCGGGTCTGGCGGGCGGCCGacgagctccgcctccgcgtcctcgccgcctcgggcgccggcctcctcggcgCGCTGCTACCGCGGTGCCCCGCGCTCTCGCGCCTGCAGCTCCGAATGGAAAG TGATGTTGATGCCACTACACTGGCATGTCTTGCATTTTCCTGCCCAAGTTTAAATACTCTTGAGATTACCATGGCTGCCAATGCAGTCAACAGGATGACTGG AGAGGATCTAGGTCGTTTTGTTTCGGCGAAGTCTTCTCTGTCAGTCCTCAAAATTGGTGGTTGCTCTAATTTGGATTTTATTAATCTATGCTCTTCAAGCCTTTCGGTTCTTTGGCTGTCAGATCTTTGTTCCCTTTCAAAATCG GTCATGAACTGTCCTAATATGAGTGAACTCTCACTTTGCTTCGCACAACAAAGTAATGATTATACTGATATGGTTACTTTGATGGATGGCATTGGTCGTACATGCCCTAACTTAAACAAAATGCACATATCGTCAAATCAATTATCCAATGAAGCTGTATTTGCTCTAGAGAGTGCTAATCTCAG GGGACTGTCAATGCTATCTTTGATTCTAGGTTCAAAAATAACTGATGCAGCTGTTGCATCTATTGTTCGATTTTGCACAAGCTtggagttgcttgatttgagtGG ATCTAGCATCAGTGATAATGGTGTTGGGATGATATGCAAGGCGTTCCCTCATACTTTGTCAAGGCTGCTCCTTGCCCTCTGCCCAAATGTGACTACAC GTGGGATCCAGTTAGCTACGGCACAGTTGCCACATCTTCAACTCATGGACTGTGGAATGAGCCTATGTGCTAATTTGAACAATGACAAAGAAGGGCCATGTTTAGGTGAAATCAATGGAGGCATTAGAATCATTCGAAAGTTGTGCACCTTAAAAAAGCAACCTGTTCTTCAGAAGCTTATTATAAAGCATTGTAATTTGAAGAAGCTCAGTCTGTGGGGTTGTTCAGCGATTGAT GCTCTCTATGTAAATTGTCCACAATTAAATGATCTCAATCTCAACTCTTGCACAAATTTACATCCAG TGCCCAAATTTGAAGAATGTCCATGCAGCTGGATGCCAAGACATGTTGATTGGAGCAATCAGAAATCAG CTGACTCATCTCTTCCATGCAAGCGGCTAGCGGACGGCTCAAAACGTGTTCAACTCCCCCAATTCCTACAACATCAG CCGTCGGAGGATGGCAAGTTGTTTGAATCGAGCCAGACCCAGTGCACCATGCATCTTGACATCGCCAGAGCCAGTTAG
- the LOC120689609 gene encoding F-box/LRR-repeat protein 17-like isoform X1, producing MASQPRPPPPPRPKTRGNYNCGRCGQPKKGHVCVAPIPVAASPSGAAPSPSPSTSSGAASASGDQRLRRALSFDEAGTPSSPEKKPKVEADAEMDVAGGEEEEDVVMEVGGRPVPREVMAEVLRRLGPRGVMAAAGVSRGWRDCAGRVWRAADELRLRVLAASGAGLLGALLPRCPALSRLQLRMESDVDATTLACLAFSCPSLNTLEITMAANAVNRMTGEDLGRFVSAKSSLSVLKIGGCSNLDFINLCSSSLSVLWLSDLCSLSKSVMNCPNMSELSLCFAQQSNDYTDMVTLMDGIGRTCPNLNKMHISSNQLSNEAVFALESANLRGLSMLSLILGSKITDAAVASIVRFCTSLELLDLSGSSISDNGVGMICKAFPHTLSRLLLALCPNVTTRGIQLATAQLPHLQLMDCGMSLCANLNNDKEGPCLGEINGGIRIIRKLCTLKKQPVLQKLIIKHCNLKKLSLWGCSAIDALYVNCPQLNDLNLNSCTNLHPERLLLQCPNLKNVHAAGCQDMLIGAIRNQVLNEFAAADSSLPCKRLADGSKRVQLPQFLQHQPSEDGKLFESSQTQCTMHLDIARAS from the exons atggcgtcgcagcccaggccgccgccgccgccgcgccccaagACGCGGGGCAACTACAACTGCGGCCGCTGCGGCCAGCCCAAGAAGGGCCACGTCTGCGTCGCCCCCATCCCCGTCGCGGCCTCCCCGTCCGGGGCCGCCCCGTCCCCGTCGCCCTCCACCTCGTCGGGGGCCGCCAGCGCCAGCGGGGATCAGAGGCTCCGCCGCGCCCTCTCGTTCGACGAGGCGGGGACCCCGTCCTCGCCcgagaagaagcccaaggtgGAGGCGGACGCGGAGATggacgtggccggcggcgaggaggaggaggacgtggtGATGGAGGTGGGCGGCCGCCCGGTGCCCAGGGAGGTCATGGCGGAGGTGCTGCGCCGGCTCGGGCCCCGCGGGGTCATGGCCGCCGCGGGGGTCAGCCGCGGCTGGCGGGACTGCGCGGGCCGGGTCTGGCGGGCGGCCGacgagctccgcctccgcgtcctcgccgcctcgggcgccggcctcctcggcgCGCTGCTACCGCGGTGCCCCGCGCTCTCGCGCCTGCAGCTCCGAATGGAAAG TGATGTTGATGCCACTACACTGGCATGTCTTGCATTTTCCTGCCCAAGTTTAAATACTCTTGAGATTACCATGGCTGCCAATGCAGTCAACAGGATGACTGG AGAGGATCTAGGTCGTTTTGTTTCGGCGAAGTCTTCTCTGTCAGTCCTCAAAATTGGTGGTTGCTCTAATTTGGATTTTATTAATCTATGCTCTTCAAGCCTTTCGGTTCTTTGGCTGTCAGATCTTTGTTCCCTTTCAAAATCG GTCATGAACTGTCCTAATATGAGTGAACTCTCACTTTGCTTCGCACAACAAAGTAATGATTATACTGATATGGTTACTTTGATGGATGGCATTGGTCGTACATGCCCTAACTTAAACAAAATGCACATATCGTCAAATCAATTATCCAATGAAGCTGTATTTGCTCTAGAGAGTGCTAATCTCAG GGGACTGTCAATGCTATCTTTGATTCTAGGTTCAAAAATAACTGATGCAGCTGTTGCATCTATTGTTCGATTTTGCACAAGCTtggagttgcttgatttgagtGG ATCTAGCATCAGTGATAATGGTGTTGGGATGATATGCAAGGCGTTCCCTCATACTTTGTCAAGGCTGCTCCTTGCCCTCTGCCCAAATGTGACTACAC GTGGGATCCAGTTAGCTACGGCACAGTTGCCACATCTTCAACTCATGGACTGTGGAATGAGCCTATGTGCTAATTTGAACAATGACAAAGAAGGGCCATGTTTAGGTGAAATCAATGGAGGCATTAGAATCATTCGAAAGTTGTGCACCTTAAAAAAGCAACCTGTTCTTCAGAAGCTTATTATAAAGCATTGTAATTTGAAGAAGCTCAGTCTGTGGGGTTGTTCAGCGATTGAT GCTCTCTATGTAAATTGTCCACAATTAAATGATCTCAATCTCAACTCTTGCACAAATTTACATCCAG AACGTCTGCTTCTTCAGTGCCCAAATTTGAAGAATGTCCATGCAGCTGGATGCCAAGACATGTTGATTGGAGCAATCAGAAATCAG GTTCTGAATGAGTTCGCTGCAGCTGACTCATCTCTTCCATGCAAGCGGCTAGCGGACGGCTCAAAACGTGTTCAACTCCCCCAATTCCTACAACATCAG CCGTCGGAGGATGGCAAGTTGTTTGAATCGAGCCAGACCCAGTGCACCATGCATCTTGACATCGCCAGAGCCAGTTAG
- the LOC120689609 gene encoding F-box/LRR-repeat protein 17-like isoform X13, protein MASQPRPPPPPRPKTRGNYNCGRCGQPKKGHVCVAPIPVAASPSGAAPSPSPSTSSGAASASGDQRLRRALSFDEAGTPSSPEKKPKVEADAEMDVAGGEEEEDVVMEVGGRPVPREVMAEVLRRLGPRGVMAAAGVSRGWRDCAGRVWRAADELRLRVLAASGAGLLGALLPRCPALSRLQLRMESDVDATTLACLAFSCPSLNTLEITMAANAVNRMTGEDLGRFVSAKSSLSVLKIGGCSNLDFINLCSSSLSVLWLSDLCSLSKSVMNCPNMSELSLCFAQQSNDYTDMVTLMDGIGRTCPNLNKMHISSNQLSNEAVFALESANLRGLSMLSLILGSKITDAAVASIVRFCTSLELLDLSGSSISDNGVGMICKAFPHTLSRLLLALCPNVTTRGIQLATAQLPHLQLMDCGMSLCANLNNDKEGPCLGEINGGIRIIRKLCTLKKQPVLQKLIIKHCNLKKLSLWGCSAIDALYVNCPQLNDLNLNSCTNLHPERLLLQCPNLKNVHAAGCQDMLIGAIRNQLTHLFHASG, encoded by the exons atggcgtcgcagcccaggccgccgccgccgccgcgccccaagACGCGGGGCAACTACAACTGCGGCCGCTGCGGCCAGCCCAAGAAGGGCCACGTCTGCGTCGCCCCCATCCCCGTCGCGGCCTCCCCGTCCGGGGCCGCCCCGTCCCCGTCGCCCTCCACCTCGTCGGGGGCCGCCAGCGCCAGCGGGGATCAGAGGCTCCGCCGCGCCCTCTCGTTCGACGAGGCGGGGACCCCGTCCTCGCCcgagaagaagcccaaggtgGAGGCGGACGCGGAGATggacgtggccggcggcgaggaggaggaggacgtggtGATGGAGGTGGGCGGCCGCCCGGTGCCCAGGGAGGTCATGGCGGAGGTGCTGCGCCGGCTCGGGCCCCGCGGGGTCATGGCCGCCGCGGGGGTCAGCCGCGGCTGGCGGGACTGCGCGGGCCGGGTCTGGCGGGCGGCCGacgagctccgcctccgcgtcctcgccgcctcgggcgccggcctcctcggcgCGCTGCTACCGCGGTGCCCCGCGCTCTCGCGCCTGCAGCTCCGAATGGAAAG TGATGTTGATGCCACTACACTGGCATGTCTTGCATTTTCCTGCCCAAGTTTAAATACTCTTGAGATTACCATGGCTGCCAATGCAGTCAACAGGATGACTGG AGAGGATCTAGGTCGTTTTGTTTCGGCGAAGTCTTCTCTGTCAGTCCTCAAAATTGGTGGTTGCTCTAATTTGGATTTTATTAATCTATGCTCTTCAAGCCTTTCGGTTCTTTGGCTGTCAGATCTTTGTTCCCTTTCAAAATCG GTCATGAACTGTCCTAATATGAGTGAACTCTCACTTTGCTTCGCACAACAAAGTAATGATTATACTGATATGGTTACTTTGATGGATGGCATTGGTCGTACATGCCCTAACTTAAACAAAATGCACATATCGTCAAATCAATTATCCAATGAAGCTGTATTTGCTCTAGAGAGTGCTAATCTCAG GGGACTGTCAATGCTATCTTTGATTCTAGGTTCAAAAATAACTGATGCAGCTGTTGCATCTATTGTTCGATTTTGCACAAGCTtggagttgcttgatttgagtGG ATCTAGCATCAGTGATAATGGTGTTGGGATGATATGCAAGGCGTTCCCTCATACTTTGTCAAGGCTGCTCCTTGCCCTCTGCCCAAATGTGACTACAC GTGGGATCCAGTTAGCTACGGCACAGTTGCCACATCTTCAACTCATGGACTGTGGAATGAGCCTATGTGCTAATTTGAACAATGACAAAGAAGGGCCATGTTTAGGTGAAATCAATGGAGGCATTAGAATCATTCGAAAGTTGTGCACCTTAAAAAAGCAACCTGTTCTTCAGAAGCTTATTATAAAGCATTGTAATTTGAAGAAGCTCAGTCTGTGGGGTTGTTCAGCGATTGAT GCTCTCTATGTAAATTGTCCACAATTAAATGATCTCAATCTCAACTCTTGCACAAATTTACATCCAG AACGTCTGCTTCTTCAGTGCCCAAATTTGAAGAATGTCCATGCAGCTGGATGCCAAGACATGTTGATTGGAGCAATCAGAAATCAG CTGACTCATCTCTTCCATGCAAGCGGCTAG
- the LOC120689609 gene encoding F-box/LRR-repeat protein 17-like isoform X6: MASQPRPPPPPRPKTRGNYNCGRCGQPKKGHVCVAPIPVAASPSGAAPSPSPSTSSGAASASGDQRLRRALSFDEAGTPSSPEKKPKVEADAEMDVAGGEEEEDVVMEVGGRPVPREVMAEVLRRLGPRGVMAAAGVSRGWRDCAGRVWRAADELRLRVLAASGAGLLGALLPRCPALSRLQLRMESDVDATTLACLAFSCPSLNTLEITMAANAVNRMTGEDLGRFVSAKSSLSVLKIGGCSNLDFINLCSSSLSVLWLSDLCSLSKSVMNCPNMSELSLCFAQQSNDYTDMVTLMDGIGRTCPNLNKMHISSNQLSNEAVFALESANLRGLSMLSLILGSKITDAAVASIVRFCTSLELLDLSGSSISDNGVGMICKAFPHTLSRLLLALCPNVTTRGIQLATAQLPHLQLMDCGMSLCANLNNDKEGPCLGEINGGIRIIRKLCTLKKQPVLQKLIIKHCNLKKLSLWGCSAIDALYVNCPQLNDLNLNSCTNLHPVPKFEECPCSWMPRHVDWSNQKSGIAVFQTDVCAWPRVTSGQATLVMRWLCHPWI, translated from the exons atggcgtcgcagcccaggccgccgccgccgccgcgccccaagACGCGGGGCAACTACAACTGCGGCCGCTGCGGCCAGCCCAAGAAGGGCCACGTCTGCGTCGCCCCCATCCCCGTCGCGGCCTCCCCGTCCGGGGCCGCCCCGTCCCCGTCGCCCTCCACCTCGTCGGGGGCCGCCAGCGCCAGCGGGGATCAGAGGCTCCGCCGCGCCCTCTCGTTCGACGAGGCGGGGACCCCGTCCTCGCCcgagaagaagcccaaggtgGAGGCGGACGCGGAGATggacgtggccggcggcgaggaggaggaggacgtggtGATGGAGGTGGGCGGCCGCCCGGTGCCCAGGGAGGTCATGGCGGAGGTGCTGCGCCGGCTCGGGCCCCGCGGGGTCATGGCCGCCGCGGGGGTCAGCCGCGGCTGGCGGGACTGCGCGGGCCGGGTCTGGCGGGCGGCCGacgagctccgcctccgcgtcctcgccgcctcgggcgccggcctcctcggcgCGCTGCTACCGCGGTGCCCCGCGCTCTCGCGCCTGCAGCTCCGAATGGAAAG TGATGTTGATGCCACTACACTGGCATGTCTTGCATTTTCCTGCCCAAGTTTAAATACTCTTGAGATTACCATGGCTGCCAATGCAGTCAACAGGATGACTGG AGAGGATCTAGGTCGTTTTGTTTCGGCGAAGTCTTCTCTGTCAGTCCTCAAAATTGGTGGTTGCTCTAATTTGGATTTTATTAATCTATGCTCTTCAAGCCTTTCGGTTCTTTGGCTGTCAGATCTTTGTTCCCTTTCAAAATCG GTCATGAACTGTCCTAATATGAGTGAACTCTCACTTTGCTTCGCACAACAAAGTAATGATTATACTGATATGGTTACTTTGATGGATGGCATTGGTCGTACATGCCCTAACTTAAACAAAATGCACATATCGTCAAATCAATTATCCAATGAAGCTGTATTTGCTCTAGAGAGTGCTAATCTCAG GGGACTGTCAATGCTATCTTTGATTCTAGGTTCAAAAATAACTGATGCAGCTGTTGCATCTATTGTTCGATTTTGCACAAGCTtggagttgcttgatttgagtGG ATCTAGCATCAGTGATAATGGTGTTGGGATGATATGCAAGGCGTTCCCTCATACTTTGTCAAGGCTGCTCCTTGCCCTCTGCCCAAATGTGACTACAC GTGGGATCCAGTTAGCTACGGCACAGTTGCCACATCTTCAACTCATGGACTGTGGAATGAGCCTATGTGCTAATTTGAACAATGACAAAGAAGGGCCATGTTTAGGTGAAATCAATGGAGGCATTAGAATCATTCGAAAGTTGTGCACCTTAAAAAAGCAACCTGTTCTTCAGAAGCTTATTATAAAGCATTGTAATTTGAAGAAGCTCAGTCTGTGGGGTTGTTCAGCGATTGAT GCTCTCTATGTAAATTGTCCACAATTAAATGATCTCAATCTCAACTCTTGCACAAATTTACATCCAG TGCCCAAATTTGAAGAATGTCCATGCAGCTGGATGCCAAGACATGTTGATTGGAGCAATCAGAAATCAG GCATTGCCGTCTTTCAAACTGATGTCTGTGCGTGGCCACGAGTCACCTCAGGGCAAGCTACACTTGTGATGAGGTGGCTCTGCCATCCATGGAT CTGA
- the LOC120689609 gene encoding F-box/LRR-repeat protein 17-like isoform X9 translates to MASQPRPPPPPRPKTRGNYNCGRCGQPKKGHVCVAPIPVAASPSGAAPSPSPSTSSGAASASGDQRLRRALSFDEAGTPSSPEKKPKVEADAEMDVAGGEEEEDVVMEVGGRPVPREVMAEVLRRLGPRGVMAAAGVSRGWRDCAGRVWRAADELRLRVLAASGAGLLGALLPRCPALSRLQLRMESDVDATTLACLAFSCPSLNTLEITMAANAVNRMTGEDLGRFVSAKSSLSVLKIGGCSNLDFINLCSSSLSVLWLSDLCSLSKSVMNCPNMSELSLCFAQQSNDYTDMVTLMDGIGRTCPNLNKMHISSNQLSNEAVFALESANLRGLSMLSLILGSKITDAAVASIVRFCTSLELLDLSGSSISDNGVGMICKAFPHTLSRLLLALCPNVTTRGIQLATAQLPHLQLMDCGMSLCANLNNDKEGPCLGEINGGIRIIRKLCTLKKQPVLQKLIIKHCNLKKLSLWGCSAIDALYVNCPQLNDLNLNSCTNLHPVPKFEECPCSWMPRHVDWSNQKSVPGNFTGHQPQQPTSWIGRFLDLP, encoded by the exons atggcgtcgcagcccaggccgccgccgccgccgcgccccaagACGCGGGGCAACTACAACTGCGGCCGCTGCGGCCAGCCCAAGAAGGGCCACGTCTGCGTCGCCCCCATCCCCGTCGCGGCCTCCCCGTCCGGGGCCGCCCCGTCCCCGTCGCCCTCCACCTCGTCGGGGGCCGCCAGCGCCAGCGGGGATCAGAGGCTCCGCCGCGCCCTCTCGTTCGACGAGGCGGGGACCCCGTCCTCGCCcgagaagaagcccaaggtgGAGGCGGACGCGGAGATggacgtggccggcggcgaggaggaggaggacgtggtGATGGAGGTGGGCGGCCGCCCGGTGCCCAGGGAGGTCATGGCGGAGGTGCTGCGCCGGCTCGGGCCCCGCGGGGTCATGGCCGCCGCGGGGGTCAGCCGCGGCTGGCGGGACTGCGCGGGCCGGGTCTGGCGGGCGGCCGacgagctccgcctccgcgtcctcgccgcctcgggcgccggcctcctcggcgCGCTGCTACCGCGGTGCCCCGCGCTCTCGCGCCTGCAGCTCCGAATGGAAAG TGATGTTGATGCCACTACACTGGCATGTCTTGCATTTTCCTGCCCAAGTTTAAATACTCTTGAGATTACCATGGCTGCCAATGCAGTCAACAGGATGACTGG AGAGGATCTAGGTCGTTTTGTTTCGGCGAAGTCTTCTCTGTCAGTCCTCAAAATTGGTGGTTGCTCTAATTTGGATTTTATTAATCTATGCTCTTCAAGCCTTTCGGTTCTTTGGCTGTCAGATCTTTGTTCCCTTTCAAAATCG GTCATGAACTGTCCTAATATGAGTGAACTCTCACTTTGCTTCGCACAACAAAGTAATGATTATACTGATATGGTTACTTTGATGGATGGCATTGGTCGTACATGCCCTAACTTAAACAAAATGCACATATCGTCAAATCAATTATCCAATGAAGCTGTATTTGCTCTAGAGAGTGCTAATCTCAG GGGACTGTCAATGCTATCTTTGATTCTAGGTTCAAAAATAACTGATGCAGCTGTTGCATCTATTGTTCGATTTTGCACAAGCTtggagttgcttgatttgagtGG ATCTAGCATCAGTGATAATGGTGTTGGGATGATATGCAAGGCGTTCCCTCATACTTTGTCAAGGCTGCTCCTTGCCCTCTGCCCAAATGTGACTACAC GTGGGATCCAGTTAGCTACGGCACAGTTGCCACATCTTCAACTCATGGACTGTGGAATGAGCCTATGTGCTAATTTGAACAATGACAAAGAAGGGCCATGTTTAGGTGAAATCAATGGAGGCATTAGAATCATTCGAAAGTTGTGCACCTTAAAAAAGCAACCTGTTCTTCAGAAGCTTATTATAAAGCATTGTAATTTGAAGAAGCTCAGTCTGTGGGGTTGTTCAGCGATTGAT GCTCTCTATGTAAATTGTCCACAATTAAATGATCTCAATCTCAACTCTTGCACAAATTTACATCCAG TGCCCAAATTTGAAGAATGTCCATGCAGCTGGATGCCAAGACATGTTGATTGGAGCAATCAGAAATCAG TTCCAGGAAACTTCACTGGGCATCAACCTCAACAACCCACATCCTGGATAGGCAG ATTCCTTGATCTACCGTGA
- the LOC120689609 gene encoding F-box/LRR-repeat protein 17-like isoform X3, with protein MASQPRPPPPPRPKTRGNYNCGRCGQPKKGHVCVAPIPVAASPSGAAPSPSPSTSSGAASASGDQRLRRALSFDEAGTPSSPEKKPKVEADAEMDVAGGEEEEDVVMEVGGRPVPREVMAEVLRRLGPRGVMAAAGVSRGWRDCAGRVWRAADELRLRVLAASGAGLLGALLPRCPALSRLQLRMESDVDATTLACLAFSCPSLNTLEITMAANAVNRMTGEDLGRFVSAKSSLSVLKIGGCSNLDFINLCSSSLSVLWLSDLCSLSKSVMNCPNMSELSLCFAQQSNDYTDMVTLMDGIGRTCPNLNKMHISSNQLSNEAVFALESANLRGLSMLSLILGSKITDAAVASIVRFCTSLELLDLSGSSISDNGVGMICKAFPHTLSRLLLALCPNVTTRGIQLATAQLPHLQLMDCGMSLCANLNNDKEGPCLGEINGGIRIIRKLCTLKKQPVLQKLIIKHCNLKKLSLWGCSAIDALYVNCPQLNDLNLNSCTNLHPERLLLQCPNLKNVHAAGCQDMLIGAIRNQKNIFIGFIGSVPGNFTGHQPQQPTSWIGRFLDLP; from the exons atggcgtcgcagcccaggccgccgccgccgccgcgccccaagACGCGGGGCAACTACAACTGCGGCCGCTGCGGCCAGCCCAAGAAGGGCCACGTCTGCGTCGCCCCCATCCCCGTCGCGGCCTCCCCGTCCGGGGCCGCCCCGTCCCCGTCGCCCTCCACCTCGTCGGGGGCCGCCAGCGCCAGCGGGGATCAGAGGCTCCGCCGCGCCCTCTCGTTCGACGAGGCGGGGACCCCGTCCTCGCCcgagaagaagcccaaggtgGAGGCGGACGCGGAGATggacgtggccggcggcgaggaggaggaggacgtggtGATGGAGGTGGGCGGCCGCCCGGTGCCCAGGGAGGTCATGGCGGAGGTGCTGCGCCGGCTCGGGCCCCGCGGGGTCATGGCCGCCGCGGGGGTCAGCCGCGGCTGGCGGGACTGCGCGGGCCGGGTCTGGCGGGCGGCCGacgagctccgcctccgcgtcctcgccgcctcgggcgccggcctcctcggcgCGCTGCTACCGCGGTGCCCCGCGCTCTCGCGCCTGCAGCTCCGAATGGAAAG TGATGTTGATGCCACTACACTGGCATGTCTTGCATTTTCCTGCCCAAGTTTAAATACTCTTGAGATTACCATGGCTGCCAATGCAGTCAACAGGATGACTGG AGAGGATCTAGGTCGTTTTGTTTCGGCGAAGTCTTCTCTGTCAGTCCTCAAAATTGGTGGTTGCTCTAATTTGGATTTTATTAATCTATGCTCTTCAAGCCTTTCGGTTCTTTGGCTGTCAGATCTTTGTTCCCTTTCAAAATCG GTCATGAACTGTCCTAATATGAGTGAACTCTCACTTTGCTTCGCACAACAAAGTAATGATTATACTGATATGGTTACTTTGATGGATGGCATTGGTCGTACATGCCCTAACTTAAACAAAATGCACATATCGTCAAATCAATTATCCAATGAAGCTGTATTTGCTCTAGAGAGTGCTAATCTCAG GGGACTGTCAATGCTATCTTTGATTCTAGGTTCAAAAATAACTGATGCAGCTGTTGCATCTATTGTTCGATTTTGCACAAGCTtggagttgcttgatttgagtGG ATCTAGCATCAGTGATAATGGTGTTGGGATGATATGCAAGGCGTTCCCTCATACTTTGTCAAGGCTGCTCCTTGCCCTCTGCCCAAATGTGACTACAC GTGGGATCCAGTTAGCTACGGCACAGTTGCCACATCTTCAACTCATGGACTGTGGAATGAGCCTATGTGCTAATTTGAACAATGACAAAGAAGGGCCATGTTTAGGTGAAATCAATGGAGGCATTAGAATCATTCGAAAGTTGTGCACCTTAAAAAAGCAACCTGTTCTTCAGAAGCTTATTATAAAGCATTGTAATTTGAAGAAGCTCAGTCTGTGGGGTTGTTCAGCGATTGAT GCTCTCTATGTAAATTGTCCACAATTAAATGATCTCAATCTCAACTCTTGCACAAATTTACATCCAG AACGTCTGCTTCTTCAGTGCCCAAATTTGAAGAATGTCCATGCAGCTGGATGCCAAGACATGTTGATTGGAGCAATCAGAAATCAG AAAAACATCTTTATAGGCTTCATTGGCTCAGTTCCAGGAAACTTCACTGGGCATCAACCTCAACAACCCACATCCTGGATAGGCAG ATTCCTTGATCTACCGTGA